Proteins from a genomic interval of Xylocopa sonorina isolate GNS202 chromosome 4, iyXylSono1_principal, whole genome shotgun sequence:
- the Cic gene encoding putative transcription factor capicua isoform X5 — protein sequence MLTAHSEMHEKRDPLGGGQYGAGGGGGGSSIEEKSIPEQPPPPPAPPQRDPSDPTISAKKLPKKRKFDPSELEEMDKTSNVTSNINNMNMRTPNMPLGQSSLVQQSTLATRQSPQQQESDCYQVSPAHSVVVLPPQSTAVDYSVREEPLRSRPRPATVAIDLSEWRDHRVLALRDSYYYPGVIRNVVQGEIYIEFDGERKLMRYTDVLGAGRYDVIGDASPSVGQVTLDAKVCIRCPTSNNQVFVKGTVCKILTKPKRFVVKIPREDDQSESFVVKRADLRLVLPPWWDELEEGLEDCDSSRIEGIGTEFAVYEHGYRNSSEAPTAVPIMQLHHTSHHTSHISTHSDTGGYYRTTGTSPLMTLGTSAHPATTALSNGSRPYDDLESEDDLDREDITFPSDADAKLSGSSKRSSMQSRGSTSSLVERSITPRSQAATPRSQAATPHRYKKGDVVAAPSGVRKKFNGKQWRRLCSKEGCSKESQRRGYCSRHLNLKGSCLRGPANTFSGGKMDGEETSRDSDTSPNYGDRRITGRFDQDETEAANMLVSLGSSRSATPAFSSPTGQSSISPCINQSPVPPLGLNQNNVFMPISSPAHHAAPLISPGAKWKHSPTQSTFITQYQQQVIKPEPNRVVRSNRPAPTAPASIGTSVIRISPVSRGIPGSNMSWSEQSPPPRHPSVVTTIAQQQGIILQHALTTNNGFPGHSEIPEQNPQILKPSHSPHMSLSAPTPQNLTLLHKPLEQPVDYAQPQTQNQPIYVMQQHHQHEKKYLVIKNSMDVSAAGHITNQDDKYRPALMNHLNQHPVTLHQTQCQPPQSPAVSSVHVEKLSGLQQASKVATHVSTHMDMQRTQPPPTSVVMTTATEASNPSTPTSVFQHVIVQSGHLVQIPKTQPSREENSKNNGVLSFPWQTTVLDQSEVSPPPSALSPPLSAPPIPISMSTPGEDGSGPGPDPITPAEEEDDDVFEAEPTTPAEVEANANKRRSQSLSALHSKEPQSPLKTKDRIRRPMNAFMIFSKRHRALVHQRHPNQDNRTVSKILGEWWYALGSEEKQKYHDLASEVKEAHFKAHPDWKWCSKDRRKSSTTSFKGSESRGKLNSTGEDTDMGPPADDIPLTPRATDEITVPVTAVYNEAPTIEVINQSHTHRIMEMPMPVENTEPDIKQDEDGNASDEDQMVICEDPQPEIDLKCKDKLTDSDNDVQDEDGEKKCYTQPRFSPMSGQKRESITVKQEVTCRPKPIKARLSSIPSTGIETTTKYHHTSMDKGGTVSVLSSTYPYHSPVNPTGVSGFQPTGGAFITMPISPKVIKPEPVKTEQQYSTQYSMSNLVASIHENGRNMPKFTAAPVLHSIGSKPMMALFKQQQPLQSLGTILRPLTSAVPYQPSFTLTFLDNDLVAVSKPQQGSQFLGPTPPHPRMYGFHIPISDAGNRNISSQGLVSGNKMETQSVIVSKPYSVSTTPTTSTYRGIGHPIARLAELEKNENQIGTNHAQFYVTNVKSEQDRKDTVNILLPATNDKLKQPSTPHTPHTPLSNHGSTEITTNKSYSMDESQSNDIGPSKGTFMLAPTPAQLGRAPLQRRQSMAMPPTSNAGDHGPLTSQHCDNRSQTNTSQTAEQIQQQQNFSESHASPSPSTKKGSFFKKNVEDGMDRVLEQVNFQEKFSSLPEFKPEDIQSPSAISMNTAGSSGHGSVVTSGLHPSNLQSSMQMQSYRKKSAQGPHRPTMNEDDIESDTSVSATPKSTSSVKLTGNTFFGPDFNVDAYRTNTDLVGDVDASSPRTPKTPGGGAGNSIGIGRSENERGHRKVLEQRRHLVMQLFQEHGYFPSTQATTTFQAKHSDIFPNKTSLQLKIREVRQKLKANATPMSANSLVSPLPVSEPSPNVTGPLTAPPTSMGAPHSLPVSSSGS from the exons ATGCTGACTGCTCATTCTGAGATGCACGAAAAACGGGATCCCCTTGGAGGCGGACAGTATGGAGCAGGCGGGGGTGGTGGCGGCAGTTCGATTGAAGAAAAATCTATTCCGGAACAACCACCCCCGCCGCCGGCGCCTCCACAGCGGGATCCTTCGGATCCAACGATCAGTGCTAAGAAACTTCCAAAGAAACGAAAGTTTGATCCATCCGAGCTAGAGGAGATGGACAAAACCAGTAATGTAACCAGCAACATAAACAATATGAACATGCGGACACCGAATATGCCACTCGGTCAATCAAGTTTAGTTCAGCAATCAACCCTAGCCACCCGGCAGTCTCCGCAACAGCAAGAATCCGATTGTTATCAA GTATCTCCGGCACATTCGGTGGTAGTTTTACCACCCCAAAGTACAGCAGTGGATTATTCTGTTCGAGAAGAGCCGTTACGTTCTCGTCCTCGGCCTGCTACTGTTGCTATTGATCTCAGTGAGTGGCGCGACCACAGAGTGTTAGCTTTAAGGGATTCATATTATTATCCGGGTGTTATACGTAACGTTGTCCAAGGCGAAATTTACATAGAGTTCGACGGGGAGAGAAAACTGATGCGTTACACTGACGTTCTCGGCGCCGGTAGATACGATGTGATAGGTGACGCGAGCCCGTCGGTTGGGCAAGTGACTTTGGATGCGAAAGTTTGTATCAGGTGTCCGACGTCGAACAATCAGGTGTTTGTAAAAGGGACAGTGTGCAAGATTCTAACGAAGCCTAAGCGTTTTGTTGTTAAAATACCAAGGGAAGATGATCAAAGTGAAAGTTTTGTCGTGAAACGCGCGGATCTGCGATTAGTGTTACCTCCATGGTGGGACGAATTAGAAGAGGGACTGGAAGACTGTGATTCTTCGAGGATCGAAGGAATTGGTACGGAGTTTGCTGTATACG AACATGGGTATCGAAATTCCTCAGAAGCTCCGACAGCAGTGCCAATTATGCAACTCCATCACACTTCTCACCACACATCTCATATATCAACTCATAGCGACACAGGTGGTTACTACAGAACGACTGGAACTAGTCCTCTTATGACTTTAGGCACATCTGCACATCCTGCCACTACAGCATTAAGTAATGGAAGCCGACCGTATGATGATTTAGAAAGTGAAGATGACTTAGATAGGGAAGATATTACATTCCCTTCAGATGCAG ACGCAAAATTGTCAGGGAGCAGTAAAAGAAGCAGCATGCAAAGTCGAGGAAGTACCAGTAGTTTAGTTGAACGCAGTATAACTCCTCGTTCTCAAGCAGCCACGCCCAG ATCTCAGGCGGCGACGCCACATAGATATAAAAAAGGTGATGTAGTGGCTGCACCAAGTGGAGTTAGGAAAAAATTCAACGGTAAACAATGGCGTAGACTCTGTAGTAAAGAAGGATGTTCCAAAGAAAGTCAACGAAGAGGATATTGTTCTCGTCATCTTAACTTGAAAGGATCTTGTCTCAGAGGTCCGGCGAATACCTTTTCTGG TGGTAAAATGGATGGCGAAGAAACATCCAGAGATTCTGACACTTCTCCGAATTATGGAGACAGGAGAATTACCGGTCGATTTGATCAAGATGAAACCGAAGCAGCTAACATGCTTG TTTCCTTGGGAAGTTCCAGATCAGCAACTCCAGCCTTTTCGTCGCCAACTGGACAATCTTCGATATCCCCTTGCATTAATCAGTCTCCAGTACCGCCTTTGGGTCTCAATCAAAACAACGTGTTTATGCCCATTTCAAGTCCTGCTCATCATGCAGCTCCATTAATTTCGCCTGGTGCGAAGTGGAAACATTCACCTACTCAATCCACTTTCATTACTCAGTATCAACAGCAGGTGATAAAACCTGAACCTAATCGAGTGGTTAGATCAAATCGACCAGCTCCAACTGCCCCTGCTAGCATAGGAACAAGCGTGATAAGAATCTCTCCCGTTAGTCGTGGCATACCTGGATCTAACATGTCATGGTCGGAGCAAAGCCCGCCGCCGCGACATCCATCGGTTGTAACGACTATAGCTCAACAGCAAGGCATCATCCTTCAACATGCGCTTACGACGAATAACGGTTTTCCCGGGCATTCTGAAATTCCAGAGCAAAACCCACAAATACTGAAACCATCTCATTCGCCTCATATGTCATTATCTGCGCCAACGCCGCAAAACCTGACGCTACTGCATAAGCCTTTGGAACAGCCGGTTGATTATGCTCAGCCTCAAACACAAAATCAGCCAATTTACGTGATGCAGCAGCATCATCAACACGAAAAAAAGTATCTTGTGATAAAGAACAGTATGGATGTGTCCGCAGCAGGCCATATAACTAACCAGGATGATAAATACAGACCAGCGTTAATGAATCACTTAAATCAGCATCCGGTAACGTTACATCAAACGCAATGTCAACCTCCACAGTCACCTGCTGTCTCGTCCGTCCATGTTGAAAAATTGTCCGGTTTGCAACAA GCAAGTAAAGTGGCCACCCACGTATCTACGCATATGGACATGCAAAGAACACAACCACCACCCACAAGCGTTGTGATGACAACCGCTACTGAAGCTTCAAATCCATCTACCCCAACAAGTGTCTTCCAGCACGTAATCGTACAATCTGGGCATTTGGTACAAATTCCTAAAACGCAACCATCTAGAGAAGAAAATTCGAAAAATAACGGAGTTTTGT CTTTCCCCTGGCAGACAACAGTACTGGATCAATCGGAAGTAAGTCCTCCACCATCTGCACTGAGTCCACCTTTGAGTGCACCGCCGATTCCAATTAGCATGAGCACACCTGGCGAGGATGGATCTGGACCCGGTCCAGATCCTATTACACCTGCtgaagaagaagacgacgatGTTTTCGAAGCAGAACCGACAACTCCTGCAGAAGTCGAGGCTAATGCTAATAAGCGACGCAGTCAATCCCTTAGCGCTTTGCATTCTAAAGAACCTCAAAGTCCACTTAAA ACTAAAGACAGAATACGTAGACCGATGAACGCATTTATGATTTTCTCTAAACGGCATCGCGCATTGGTGCACCAGAGACATCCAAATCAAGATAACCGTACTGTATCTAAAATATTGGGAGAATGGTGGTACGCTTTAGGTTCGGAAGAAAAGCAGAAGTACCACGATCTTGCTTCAGAGGTGAAGGAGGCACATTTTAAAGCGCATCCAGATTGGAAATGGTGCAGTAAGGACAGGCGAAAATCTTCGACGACAAGTTTCAAGGGTAGTGAATCTCGAGGAAAACTGAATAGTACCGGAGAAGATACGGATATGGGACCACCAGCGGATGACATACCTTTAACGCCAAGGGCCACCGATGAAATTACTGTACCAGTTACGGCAGTGTATAATGAAGCTCCTACGATTGAG GTTATCAATCAGTCGCACACACATCGGATAATGGAAATGCCTATGCCTGTCGAAAATACAGAACCCGACATAAAACAGGATGAAGATGGTAATGCATCGGACGAAGATCAAATGGTAATCTGTGAGGATCCACAGCCAGAGATAGATTTAAAATGTAAAGACAAGTTAACGGATAGTGACAATGATGTGCAAGATGAGGATGGTGAGAAGAAATGTTATACACAACCAAGATTCTCTCCTATGAGTGGTCAAAAGAGAGAGTCGATAACCGTGAAGCAGGAAGTAACGTGTAGGCCTAAACCAATAAAAG CACGTTTGTCCAGTATACCTTCGACAGGTATTGAAACCACAACGAAATACCACCATACTTCTATGGATAAAGGAGGAACTGTATCGGTTTTGTCCAGCACATATCCTTATCATAGTCCTGTAAACCCGACTGGAGTATCAGGCTTTCAACCTACTGGTGGAGCTTTCATAACCATGCCAATATCCCCAAAAGTAATCAAACCGGAACCAGTAAAAACTGAACAACAGTACAGTACTCAATACAGTATGAGCAATCTAGTAGCGAGCATTCACGAGAATGGAAGGAACATGCCTAAATTTACGGCTGCACCGGTTTTACATTCT ATTGGATCGAAACCTATGATGGCTCTGTTTAAACAACAGCAGCCGTTGCAGTCTTTAGGCACTATTCTTCGCCCCCTTACTTCAGCTGTCCCTTATCAACCATCGTTCACTCTAACATTTCTCGATAACGATTTGGTGGCTGTTTCCAAACCGCAGCAGGGATCGCAGTTTCTTGGTCCAACACCACCACATCCCCGGATGTACGGATTCCATATACCTATCTCAG ATGCTGGCAATCGCAACATATCTTCGCAAGGTTTAGTTTCTGGTAATAAGATGGAAACCCAAAGTGTTATAGTGAGCAAACCCTATTCAGTTTCGACAACTCCCACTACATCGACTTATCGAGGAATTGGCCATCCAATAgcacgtcttgcagaacttgagAAAAATGAGAATCAAATAGGAACTAATCATGCCCAATTTTATG TGACTAATGTTAAATCCGAACAAGATAGAAAAGACACAGTGAATATTCTTTTGCCTGCTACAAACGATAAACTGAAACAACCATCTACTCCACATACTCCTCATACACCTCTTAGTAACCACGGTAGTACCGAAATTACTACAAATAAATCATATTCGATGGATGAGTCCCAATCTAACGATATAGGTCCAAGTAAGGGTACTTTTATGCTTGCTCCTACTCCGGCACAACTGGGTCGTGCACCGTTACAAAGGAGACAATCAATGG CAATGCCTCCCACATCAAATGCAGGAGACCATGGGCCTCTGACGTCTCAACATTGCGACAATCGTTCACAAACGAATACATCTCAAACTGCAGAGCAGATACAACAGCAACAAAATTTCTCAGAATCTCATGCTTCTCCATCGCCATCTACGAAAAAGGGTTCGTTCTTCAAGAAAAATGTTGAAGATGGAATGGACAG AGTTCTCGAGCAAGTGAATTTCCAAGAAAAATTCTCATCTTTACCAGAATTTAAACCAGAAGACATACAAAGTCCAAGTGCAATCAGTATGAACACAGCGGGTTCGTCTGGTCACGGTTCGGTAGTAACATCTGGCTTACACCCATCTAATTTACAATCGTCAATGCAAATGCAAAGTTATCGGAAAAAATCTGCGCAAGGACCTCATAGGCCCACAA TGAATGAGGACGATATCGAGTCAGACACGTCAGTGTCCGCAACTCCAAAATCAACTTCCAGTGTTAAGTTGACGGGAAATACGTTCTTTGGTCCAGATTTTAACGTTGACGCGTATAGAACTAACACCGACCTGGTAGGGGACGTTGATGCTAGTTCTCCCAGGACACCAAAAACGCCTGGAGGAGGTGCTGGGAACTCTATAGGAATTGGTAGGAGTGAAAACGAACGGGGCCATAGGAAAGTACTGGAACAGCGCCGGCATCTTGTTATGCAATTATTTCAAGAACACGGCTACTTTCCTTCAACGCAAGCTACCACGACTTTTCAAGCTAAGCATTCAGAtatatttcctaataagacaaGCTTGCAATTGAAAATCAGAGAAGTCAGGCAAAAGTTGAAAGCTAACGCAACACCTATGAGTGCTAATAGTCTGGTTAGTCCACTACCTGTTTCTGAACCTTCACCTAACGTGACTG GACCATTGACTGCTCCTCCTACATCGATGGGAGCTCCACATTCACTGCCTGTAAGCAGTAGTGGTAGCTAG